One part of the Sphingopyxis sp. PAMC25046 genome encodes these proteins:
- the recJ gene encoding single-stranded-DNA-specific exonuclease RecJ yields MSDAALGITRSIAGQPWHWRRASADMGSENLAPDDLVTQLLLARGVARDDLDRQRVPTLRGFMPDPSLFRDMDAAAARLADAVEKREAVTIFGDYDVDGATSAALLVRLLRGLGLPVGAYIPDRLMEGYGPSGAALVKIGEAGSRLVVTVDCGAQAFDAIAEAKAAGVEVIVVDHHQCATTLPDALALVNPNRLDEEADAAIHGNLAAVGVAFLLGAALLRTLRARGFFVDRDEPALIELLDLVALGTVADVARLTGFNRALVTQGLKVMARRGNTGLAALMDAARLTKPPSASDMGFALGPRINAGGRVGKSDLGVRLLTTSDPQEAAEIAAELNRLNEERRAIEAAVLEQAIEASAACGNAPVAIVAGEGWHPGVIGIVAGRLKERLHRPAIVIAVDEEGVGKGSGRSISGVDLGAAILAAKETGLLVAGGGHAMAAGLTVEKGKVDALGAFLNDRLAADVERASGDKALLIDAVLAPRGVSPLWCDAIESAGPYGAGWPAPRVATGPVRIVESGIVGTDHVRLIVSGDDGARFKAIAFRSAETELGQALLRARGRKLWLAGRAKRDDWGSRPAAELHLEDAAWAD; encoded by the coding sequence ATGAGTGATGCGGCGCTCGGAATCACGCGCTCGATTGCAGGGCAGCCTTGGCATTGGCGGCGGGCGAGTGCCGATATGGGCAGCGAAAATCTCGCGCCCGATGATCTCGTCACGCAATTGCTGCTCGCGCGCGGCGTTGCGCGCGACGATCTCGACCGGCAGCGCGTACCGACGCTGCGCGGCTTCATGCCCGATCCCTCGCTTTTCCGGGACATGGATGCCGCCGCGGCACGGCTCGCCGACGCGGTCGAAAAGCGCGAGGCCGTTACGATCTTCGGCGATTACGACGTCGACGGCGCAACCTCGGCGGCGCTGCTCGTGCGGCTGCTGCGCGGGCTCGGCCTCCCCGTCGGCGCCTATATCCCCGACCGCCTGATGGAAGGCTATGGCCCGTCGGGCGCCGCGCTCGTCAAGATCGGCGAGGCGGGATCGAGGCTGGTCGTTACGGTCGATTGCGGCGCGCAGGCGTTCGATGCGATCGCCGAGGCCAAGGCGGCGGGAGTCGAGGTGATCGTCGTCGACCATCACCAGTGCGCGACGACGCTGCCCGATGCCCTTGCCCTCGTGAACCCCAACCGGCTCGATGAGGAAGCCGATGCGGCGATCCACGGCAATCTCGCCGCGGTCGGGGTCGCCTTCCTGCTCGGCGCCGCGCTGCTCCGCACGCTTCGCGCACGCGGCTTTTTTGTGGACCGTGACGAGCCCGCGCTGATCGAACTGCTCGACCTCGTCGCGCTCGGGACCGTCGCCGACGTCGCGCGCCTCACCGGATTCAACCGGGCGCTCGTGACGCAGGGGCTGAAGGTGATGGCACGGCGCGGCAACACGGGCCTTGCGGCGCTGATGGACGCGGCGCGGCTCACCAAGCCGCCGAGCGCAAGCGACATGGGCTTTGCGCTCGGCCCGCGGATCAACGCCGGCGGGCGCGTCGGCAAGTCCGACCTCGGCGTGCGGCTGCTCACGACGAGCGACCCGCAGGAAGCGGCGGAGATCGCAGCCGAGCTCAACCGGCTGAACGAAGAACGCCGCGCGATCGAGGCGGCGGTGCTCGAACAGGCAATCGAAGCGAGCGCCGCTTGCGGCAACGCACCCGTCGCGATCGTCGCGGGCGAGGGTTGGCATCCGGGCGTCATCGGCATCGTAGCCGGGCGCCTCAAGGAAAGATTGCATCGGCCCGCGATCGTGATCGCGGTCGACGAGGAGGGCGTCGGCAAGGGATCGGGGCGCTCGATTTCGGGCGTCGACCTTGGCGCCGCGATCCTCGCCGCGAAGGAAACGGGCCTGCTCGTTGCGGGTGGCGGCCATGCGATGGCGGCGGGGCTGACCGTCGAAAAGGGCAAGGTCGATGCGCTTGGCGCGTTCCTCAATGACCGCCTCGCCGCCGACGTCGAGCGCGCGAGCGGCGACAAGGCGCTACTGATCGACGCGGTGCTTGCGCCACGCGGCGTTTCGCCGCTCTGGTGTGATGCGATTGAAAGCGCGGGCCCCTATGGCGCCGGCTGGCCCGCGCCGCGCGTCGCGACCGGCCCGGTGCGAATCGTCGAATCGGGGATCGTCGGCACCGATCATGTCCGCCTGATCGTGTCGGGCGACGATGGCGCGCGCTTCAAGGCGATCGCTTTTCGTAGTGCCGAGACCGAGCTGGGACAGGCTTTGCTCCGCGCGCGCGGGCGCAAATTATGGCTCGCGGGCCGCGCAAAACGGGACGACTGGGGCAGCCGCCCCGCCGCCGAATTGCATCTCGAGGACGCGGCCTGGGCCGACTAG
- a CDS encoding PH domain-containing protein — MTGTAALAAPDDESRWQRLHPATLALAVVALGPKSLNFLPAVAALGFTGNWIWIVPAIGAFLLISLLAAWFQWLCFRFLVGDDEVVIESGVFARQHRTIPFDRIQDVSIEQGLVARALGIAKVGFETGAGGKENDASLNAIALEAAQALRTTIRAHRSGEAAVVAADAPDAPDAAPGPEDRLLFAMNSGRLLTAGLFNFSLAALAVVGAAMQFFDGLLPFDFNIFNPMDWIDIAESYGLDQWLLAHRWVAGIGAALSLLLIGFASGIAMMVFANWDFRLTREPRALRRTRGLTTRTDVAVPVKRVQAAILVTGWLRRRFGWHELRLQSLASDGEKERDHQVVPFGKLAEIDPVLDEIAIARPGAEAAWQRSHHIVALGGLVGAVCAAAVGLVAVSFGQPLGWLGPLAGLLFGAGSLFGARFHRWTDLGEQVAIRRGMWKPKTTLLPHASVQSIDLKSDFILRPLGLATLVFGVPGGSSLAAHEIPAIPVATAQALRTRILAARARR; from the coding sequence ATGACCGGTACCGCCGCCCTCGCCGCGCCGGACGACGAGTCGCGATGGCAGCGGCTGCACCCCGCGACGTTGGCGCTCGCGGTCGTCGCGCTCGGGCCGAAATCGCTCAACTTCCTGCCCGCGGTGGCTGCGCTCGGCTTTACGGGCAACTGGATCTGGATCGTGCCGGCGATCGGTGCGTTCCTGCTGATCTCGCTGCTCGCCGCCTGGTTCCAGTGGCTATGTTTCCGTTTCCTCGTCGGCGACGACGAGGTGGTGATCGAAAGCGGCGTCTTCGCGCGCCAGCACCGCACGATTCCTTTCGACCGCATTCAGGACGTCAGTATCGAGCAGGGACTGGTCGCGCGCGCGCTCGGTATCGCCAAGGTCGGATTCGAGACCGGCGCGGGCGGCAAGGAAAATGATGCGAGCCTCAACGCGATCGCGCTCGAGGCCGCGCAGGCGCTGCGCACGACGATCCGCGCGCATCGCAGCGGCGAGGCGGCGGTCGTCGCGGCCGACGCGCCCGACGCGCCCGATGCGGCGCCGGGCCCCGAGGACCGGCTGCTCTTCGCAATGAATTCGGGGCGGCTGCTGACCGCTGGGCTTTTCAACTTCTCGCTCGCCGCGCTCGCAGTGGTCGGCGCCGCGATGCAGTTTTTCGACGGCCTGCTGCCGTTCGATTTCAACATTTTCAATCCGATGGACTGGATCGACATCGCCGAAAGCTATGGCCTCGATCAGTGGCTGCTCGCGCATCGTTGGGTCGCCGGGATCGGCGCGGCGCTGTCGCTCTTGCTGATCGGTTTCGCGAGCGGGATCGCGATGATGGTTTTCGCCAACTGGGATTTCCGCCTGACGCGCGAACCGCGCGCGCTGCGCCGGACCCGCGGGCTGACGACGCGCACCGACGTCGCGGTGCCGGTCAAGCGCGTGCAAGCGGCGATCCTCGTCACCGGCTGGTTGCGCCGACGTTTCGGTTGGCACGAACTCCGTCTGCAAAGCCTTGCGAGCGATGGCGAGAAGGAACGCGATCATCAAGTGGTTCCCTTCGGCAAGCTGGCCGAAATCGATCCGGTGCTGGACGAGATCGCGATCGCGCGGCCGGGCGCGGAGGCGGCATGGCAGCGCAGCCATCACATCGTCGCGCTCGGCGGTCTAGTCGGGGCGGTGTGCGCAGCGGCGGTCGGTCTTGTCGCGGTGTCGTTCGGCCAGCCGCTCGGCTGGCTCGGTCCGCTTGCCGGGCTGCTGTTTGGCGCGGGATCGCTGTTTGGCGCGCGTTTCCACCGCTGGACCGACCTCGGCGAGCAAGTGGCGATCCGGCGCGGCATGTGGAAGCCCAAGACGACGCTGCTCCCGCATGCGTCGGTGCAGAGCATCGACCTCAAGAGCGATTTTATCCTGCGCCCGCTGGGCCTCGCGACCTTGGTGTTCGGCGTGCCGGGCGGCAGCTCGCTCGCGGCACACGAGATTCCTGCGATTCCCGTTGCGACGGCACAGGCGTTGCGCACGCGCATCCTTGCCGCGAGGGCGCGGCGATGA
- a CDS encoding PH domain-containing protein — MTDTPAAHPTDPFDAEALGAIEGLHPVDPAYAKVLRIATALNLIPLAIAASVFDALLIRHIEGPYGLITALAWLIAIVTIVSFPSRRVARWGYKIGEGQLRVARGWLFRTDTIVPFVRVQHIDVGQGPIERWFGLSHLIVHTSGTHNSTVTLPGLPSDLAAAMRETIRRHIQTDFA; from the coding sequence ATGACCGACACGCCCGCCGCGCATCCGACCGACCCTTTTGACGCCGAGGCGCTGGGCGCCATCGAGGGGCTTCACCCGGTCGATCCGGCCTATGCCAAAGTGCTACGTATCGCGACGGCGCTCAACCTGATCCCGCTCGCGATCGCCGCGAGCGTCTTCGACGCGCTGCTGATCCGGCATATCGAGGGGCCATACGGGCTGATCACCGCGCTGGCGTGGCTGATCGCGATCGTAACCATCGTCAGTTTCCCGTCGCGCCGCGTGGCGCGCTGGGGCTACAAGATCGGCGAGGGGCAGCTTCGCGTCGCGCGCGGCTGGCTGTTCCGCACCGATACGATCGTGCCCTTCGTGCGGGTCCAGCATATCGACGTCGGGCAGGGGCCGATCGAACGCTGGTTCGGTCTGTCGCATCTGATTGTCCACACCTCGGGCACGCACAACAGCACGGTGACGTTGCCGGGACTACCCAGCGATCTCGCGGCGGCGATGCGCGAGACGATCCGCCGCCATATCCAGACCGACTTCGCATGA
- a CDS encoding alkyl sulfatase dimerization domain-containing protein, whose amino-acid sequence MRRLTALLLVMGLPFAVAAQDPASEATRAAQADLAKRLPIDDPRDEANATRGKIAEIPGGLIQTADSRIVWDRRPYAFLDAKQAPDTVNPSLWRQARLNAVHGLFEVVPGSIWQIRGYDLSVMTIIRGKTGWIVVDPLLSEETAAAGWKLFADTVEAKSGKRPIKAVIFSHSHSDHFGGVGGIVTAEQTKAENIRIIAPHGFSEEATSENVLAGGAMGRRALYMFGAIVPPGPMGQVDTGLGPKLSSGTIGYMEPTETVGEQGGTLTIDGLAFDFLDAGGTEAPSEFTFYIPAYKALHTTEVVTHNLHNILTLRGAQVRDALRWSKVIDAMLLKWGGTAEVALASHHWPTWGAGEVSSMLANQRDAYRYVHDRTLFLANRGATLHELADQTAEAPVQAADFSTRGYYGTLNHDMKATYQRYFGWWDGNPANFNPLPPEQSAPKYVALAGGADKLLAAGRAALKAGDYRWAAELLNKLVFAEPGNKEARATLASAYDQLGYQAESGAWRNYYLAGAASLRGNAAEAATSNGQSRSFVSAIPTAVFFDALATRFDAAKGSALKGTFQFILPDSKESVAVVVGGGVEFPRYGVTDPAPTATITIDRKILDEAMMGRAQFPALIQSGAIKVDGDRQAFLSWFGLHPPADPRFNVVVP is encoded by the coding sequence ATGCGCCGATTGACCGCCCTGCTGCTTGTCATGGGTCTGCCCTTTGCCGTTGCCGCGCAGGACCCCGCGAGCGAGGCGACCCGCGCCGCTCAAGCCGACCTTGCAAAGCGGCTGCCGATCGATGACCCGCGCGACGAGGCCAATGCGACGCGCGGCAAGATCGCCGAGATTCCGGGCGGACTGATCCAGACCGCCGACAGCAGGATTGTCTGGGACCGCCGGCCTTATGCCTTCCTCGATGCCAAGCAGGCGCCCGATACGGTCAACCCGTCGCTATGGCGGCAGGCGCGGCTCAATGCGGTGCATGGATTGTTCGAGGTGGTGCCGGGCAGCATCTGGCAAATCCGCGGCTATGATCTGTCCGTGATGACGATCATCCGCGGCAAGACCGGCTGGATCGTCGTCGATCCGCTCTTGTCCGAAGAGACGGCGGCCGCTGGATGGAAATTGTTTGCGGATACGGTTGAAGCGAAATCGGGCAAGCGGCCGATCAAGGCGGTCATCTTTTCGCACAGCCACAGCGACCATTTCGGTGGCGTCGGCGGGATCGTGACCGCCGAACAGACGAAAGCGGAGAATATCCGCATCATCGCGCCGCACGGCTTTTCGGAAGAAGCGACGTCCGAAAATGTCCTCGCGGGCGGGGCGATGGGGCGACGCGCGCTTTATATGTTCGGCGCGATCGTGCCGCCGGGGCCGATGGGCCAAGTCGACACCGGGCTGGGGCCGAAGCTGTCGTCGGGAACGATCGGCTATATGGAACCGACCGAGACAGTGGGCGAACAGGGCGGCACGCTGACGATCGACGGGCTGGCGTTCGACTTCCTCGACGCGGGCGGCACCGAGGCGCCGTCGGAGTTCACCTTCTACATCCCCGCCTATAAAGCGCTGCACACGACCGAGGTGGTGACCCACAATCTCCACAATATCCTGACCCTGCGCGGCGCGCAGGTGCGCGACGCGCTGCGCTGGTCGAAGGTGATCGACGCGATGCTGCTCAAATGGGGCGGAACGGCTGAGGTCGCGCTGGCGTCGCACCATTGGCCGACATGGGGTGCGGGCGAGGTGTCGTCGATGCTCGCGAACCAGCGCGATGCGTATCGTTATGTCCACGACCGCACGCTCTTTCTCGCGAACCGCGGCGCGACGCTGCACGAACTCGCAGACCAGACCGCCGAGGCGCCGGTGCAGGCGGCCGATTTTTCGACGCGCGGCTATTATGGCACGCTCAACCACGACATGAAGGCGACCTATCAACGCTATTTCGGCTGGTGGGATGGCAATCCCGCGAACTTCAACCCGCTACCGCCCGAGCAATCGGCGCCCAAATATGTCGCGCTCGCGGGCGGGGCCGACAAGCTGCTTGCAGCGGGGCGGGCGGCGCTGAAGGCAGGCGATTACCGCTGGGCGGCCGAGCTTTTGAACAAGCTCGTCTTCGCCGAGCCCGGCAACAAGGAAGCGCGCGCGACGCTTGCTTCGGCCTATGACCAGCTTGGCTATCAGGCCGAATCGGGGGCGTGGCGGAATTACTATCTCGCCGGCGCGGCGAGCCTGCGCGGGAACGCGGCCGAGGCGGCGACGAGCAATGGGCAGAGCCGCAGTTTCGTCAGCGCGATCCCGACCGCTGTTTTCTTCGATGCGCTCGCGACGCGCTTCGACGCCGCGAAGGGCAGCGCGCTCAAGGGGACCTTCCAGTTCATCCTGCCCGACAGCAAGGAAAGCGTCGCCGTCGTCGTCGGCGGCGGGGTCGAATTCCCGCGCTACGGCGTGACCGACCCGGCCCCCACCGCGACAATCACGATCGACCGCAAGATCCTCGACGAGGCGATGATGGGCCGCGCGCAATTCCCCGCGTTAATCCAGTCGGGCGCGATCAAGGTCGATGGCGACCGGCAAGCGTTTCTGTCGTGGTTCGGGCTTCACCCGCCCGCCGACCCGCGCTTCAATGTGGTTGTGCCATAG
- a CDS encoding NAD(P)H-dependent oxidoreductase, giving the protein MTATPHLLIVWHSRTGGSKALAEAAAEGAATAAQLVIAHDVTPARLEEAGGYLFVGPENLAALSGAMKEMFDRCYYPCLGKLEGRPYATIICAGSDGENAQRQLDRIATGWRLKRVAEPVIVNTAAQTPEAILAPKTIAPDRLTEARDMGTALAEGIAAGIF; this is encoded by the coding sequence ATGACCGCCACGCCGCACCTCCTGATCGTCTGGCACAGCCGCACCGGCGGAAGCAAGGCGCTCGCCGAAGCCGCGGCCGAAGGTGCCGCTACGGCAGCACAGCTCGTCATCGCGCACGACGTCACACCGGCCCGGTTGGAAGAAGCGGGCGGCTACCTCTTCGTCGGCCCCGAAAATCTCGCCGCGCTGTCGGGCGCGATGAAGGAGATGTTCGATCGCTGCTATTACCCCTGCCTCGGCAAGCTCGAAGGGCGTCCCTATGCGACGATAATCTGCGCGGGGTCCGACGGCGAGAATGCCCAGCGCCAGCTCGACCGCATCGCGACCGGCTGGCGGCTGAAACGCGTCGCCGAGCCGGTGATCGTCAATACGGCGGCGCAAACCCCCGAAGCCATCCTCGCGCCGAAGACCATCGCGCCGGACCGCCTTACCGAAGCGCGCGACATGGGCACCGCGCTTGCGGAAGGGATCGCCGCCGGGATTTTTTGA
- a CDS encoding ligase-associated DNA damage response DEXH box helicase — MPLPAPFTDWFAARGWRLRRHQADMLGAGTRGEHALLVAATGAGKTLAGLLPSLVDLAQNPSDRLHTLYVSPLKALAADVERNLLGPIAEMELDISVESRSGDTSSDKKARQRSRPPNILLTTPESLSLLLSYPDSFTMFAHVKTLVIDEIHAFAPGKRGDLLGLAMARLQAIAPGLRRVGLSATIADPVQYAGWLAPDADAGTVTIVEGEAGADPDIEILLPEGAVPWAGHSGRWAVHQVMEAIARNRTTIIFCNTRGLAELIFQELWKVNDLSLPIAIHHGSLDREARERAEAAMAEGRLRALVATASLDLGLDWGDVDCVIQMGAPKGSSRLLQRIGRANHRLDEPSRALIVPGNRFEYLEAQAALDAVEAGERDADRFRPGALDVLAQHVMALACAAPFREDELLAEIRSAAPYRWIDAEVFARLLGFVRDGGYALKSYDRFRRLAPDGPGRWRIAHPRLAAQHRLNAGIIVEAPMADVRFKNGRRLGKVEEYFASTLSPGDTFAFAGLSLEVEAIRDTDLIVRATTRPARIPSYMGARLAISTRLADRVRGFLADPASWQRFPEDVRFWLEMQALRSALPRPGELLVETFPHEGHHYLVCYPFEGWNAHQSLGMLITKRMERAGLQPLGFVASDYAIAIWSLRPVAHPQNLFDAEILSDEFVEWVERSHLLKRAFREVAVIGGLIERQHPGKRKTGKQVTFSTDLIFDVLRKYEPDHLLLEAAWADARERLTDVARLGDLLDRAAGTMLHRTLDRISPLAIPVLVLIGRENVAASDLDDMLLGELADALAEEAMRVNPQE, encoded by the coding sequence ATGCCGCTTCCCGCCCCTTTCACCGACTGGTTCGCCGCGCGCGGGTGGCGGCTCCGGCGGCATCAGGCCGATATGCTCGGCGCGGGAACGCGCGGCGAACATGCGCTGCTCGTCGCGGCGACGGGCGCGGGCAAGACTTTGGCGGGGCTTTTGCCGAGCCTCGTCGATCTCGCGCAAAACCCGTCGGACCGGCTCCACACGCTCTATGTGTCGCCGCTTAAGGCACTCGCGGCCGATGTCGAACGCAACCTCCTCGGCCCGATTGCCGAGATGGAGCTCGACATCAGCGTCGAAAGCCGCAGCGGCGACACAAGTTCGGACAAGAAGGCGCGGCAGCGCAGCCGCCCGCCGAACATATTGCTGACGACGCCCGAATCCCTGTCGCTGCTGCTGTCCTATCCCGACAGCTTCACGATGTTCGCGCACGTAAAGACATTGGTGATCGACGAGATCCACGCCTTTGCACCGGGCAAGCGCGGCGATCTGCTCGGCCTCGCGATGGCGCGGCTGCAGGCGATCGCACCGGGGCTGCGCCGTGTCGGGCTGTCGGCGACGATCGCCGATCCGGTGCAATATGCCGGCTGGCTCGCCCCCGACGCCGACGCCGGCACGGTCACGATCGTCGAAGGCGAAGCGGGCGCCGACCCCGACATCGAGATATTGCTGCCCGAGGGCGCCGTGCCGTGGGCGGGACACTCGGGGCGCTGGGCGGTGCATCAGGTGATGGAGGCGATCGCAAGGAATCGCACGACGATCATCTTCTGCAACACGCGCGGGCTCGCCGAACTGATCTTTCAGGAGCTGTGGAAGGTCAACGACCTGTCGCTCCCGATCGCGATCCACCACGGCAGCCTCGACCGCGAAGCGCGCGAGCGCGCGGAGGCCGCGATGGCCGAGGGACGGCTGCGCGCGCTCGTCGCGACCGCGAGCCTCGACCTCGGGCTCGACTGGGGCGATGTCGACTGCGTGATCCAGATGGGGGCGCCCAAGGGGTCGTCGCGGCTGCTCCAGCGCATCGGCCGCGCCAACCACCGGCTCGACGAACCGAGCCGCGCGCTGATCGTGCCGGGCAACCGCTTCGAATATCTCGAAGCGCAGGCGGCTCTCGATGCCGTCGAAGCGGGCGAGCGCGACGCCGACCGCTTCCGCCCCGGCGCGCTCGACGTGCTCGCGCAGCATGTGATGGCGCTCGCCTGCGCGGCGCCGTTCCGCGAGGACGAACTGCTCGCCGAAATCCGAAGCGCGGCGCCCTATCGGTGGATCGATGCGGAGGTTTTCGCACGGCTGCTCGGTTTCGTGCGCGATGGCGGCTATGCGCTCAAAAGCTATGACCGCTTCCGCCGCCTCGCCCCCGATGGGCCGGGACGCTGGCGGATCGCGCATCCCCGGCTCGCCGCGCAGCACCGGCTCAATGCCGGGATCATCGTCGAGGCGCCGATGGCCGACGTCCGCTTCAAGAACGGCCGGCGGCTCGGCAAGGTCGAGGAATATTTCGCCAGCACGCTGTCGCCGGGCGATACCTTTGCCTTTGCCGGTTTGAGCCTCGAGGTCGAGGCGATCCGCGACACCGACCTGATCGTCCGCGCGACGACGCGCCCCGCGCGCATCCCGAGCTATATGGGGGCGCGGCTCGCGATTTCGACGCGGCTCGCCGACCGGGTGCGCGGCTTCCTTGCCGATCCTGCGAGCTGGCAGCGCTTTCCCGAGGATGTGCGCTTCTGGCTGGAGATGCAGGCGCTGCGCTCGGCGCTGCCGCGGCCGGGCGAACTGCTCGTCGAGACCTTCCCGCACGAAGGGCATCATTATCTCGTCTGCTATCCGTTCGAAGGCTGGAACGCGCACCAGTCGCTCGGCATGCTGATTACCAAGCGGATGGAGCGCGCCGGGCTGCAACCCTTGGGCTTCGTCGCCTCCGACTATGCGATCGCGATCTGGTCGCTGCGGCCCGTGGCACACCCCCAAAATCTGTTCGATGCCGAGATTTTGTCCGACGAATTCGTCGAATGGGTCGAACGGTCGCATCTGCTGAAGCGCGCGTTCCGCGAGGTCGCGGTGATCGGCGGGCTGATCGAGCGCCAGCATCCGGGCAAGCGCAAGACGGGCAAGCAGGTGACCTTTTCGACCGACCTGATCTTCGACGTGCTGCGCAAATACGAACCCGACCATCTGCTGCTCGAGGCCGCGTGGGCCGACGCGCGCGAGCGGCTGACCGACGTCGCGCGGCTGGGCGACCTGCTCGACCGCGCGGCGGGGACGATGCTGCACCGAACGCTCGACCGGATCAGCCCGCTCGCCATCCCCGTGCTGGTGCTGATCGGGCGCGAAAATGTCGCCGCGTCCGATCTCGACGACATGCTGCTCGGCGAACTCGCCGATGCGCTGGCCGAGGAGGCGATGCGCGTTAACCCGCAGGAATGA
- a CDS encoding retroviral-like aspartic protease family protein, with amino-acid sequence MTRAIRWSVPLALLLAAPGLTAPPLSGAMPAPANPAPAPAAAPTPPAELVAPPVTVVPFIQPFDLDATRRMAVQVMVGGEGPFSFLVDTGAERTVIARELAARLELAEGAKLKLATIGGSAVVPSFRVAALRMSDLHLATVDAPAFFGRHIGAAGLIGVDMLEERRVLIDFRKETMEILETRRRARPIIRDNDAIVVTARNSAGRLILSDARLDGKRIDVIVDTGAQTSVGNIALQKLVAAKRANRLPFLPTTLGAVTGEAVPAVRTAIRRIVINGMDVNDLPVSFADSQAFRALGLVERPALLLGMDSLSLFDRVEIDFPNKRVVFDLPERANRDIGRRFAANGIRIGG; translated from the coding sequence ATGACCCGTGCAATCAGGTGGTCCGTCCCATTGGCGCTGCTGCTCGCCGCCCCCGGGCTCACCGCCCCCCCGCTCTCTGGCGCGATGCCGGCGCCAGCCAATCCCGCGCCCGCCCCCGCCGCGGCCCCGACACCGCCCGCCGAACTGGTCGCGCCGCCAGTCACCGTCGTCCCCTTCATCCAGCCCTTCGACCTCGACGCGACGCGGCGCATGGCGGTGCAAGTCATGGTCGGCGGCGAAGGCCCCTTCTCCTTCCTTGTCGATACCGGCGCCGAGCGCACGGTGATCGCACGCGAACTCGCCGCGCGCCTCGAACTCGCCGAAGGAGCGAAACTCAAACTCGCGACGATCGGCGGGTCGGCGGTGGTGCCGAGCTTCCGCGTCGCGGCGCTGCGGATGTCCGACCTGCACCTCGCCACGGTCGATGCCCCCGCCTTTTTCGGCCGCCACATCGGCGCCGCGGGGCTGATCGGGGTTGACATGCTCGAGGAGCGGCGCGTGCTGATCGATTTCCGCAAGGAAACGATGGAGATATTGGAGACGCGCAGGCGCGCGCGCCCGATCATCCGCGACAATGATGCGATCGTCGTCACAGCGCGCAATTCGGCGGGGCGACTGATCCTTTCCGACGCGCGGCTCGACGGCAAACGCATCGACGTCATCGTCGATACCGGCGCGCAGACCAGCGTCGGCAATATCGCGCTGCAAAAGCTGGTCGCGGCGAAGCGCGCGAACCGCTTGCCCTTTCTGCCGACGACGCTGGGCGCGGTGACCGGCGAGGCGGTGCCGGCGGTGCGCACCGCGATCCGCCGCATCGTGATCAACGGCATGGACGTCAATGACCTGCCCGTCAGCTTCGCCGACAGCCAGGCGTTCCGCGCGCTGGGCCTCGTCGAGCGGCCGGCGCTGCTGCTCGGCATGGACAGCCTGTCGCTGTTCGATCGCGTCGAGATCGATTTTCCGAACAAGCGCGTCGTGTTCGACCTGCCCGAACGGGCGAACCGCGACATTGGGCGGCGCTTTGCCGCCAACGGAATCCGCATCGGCGGTTAG
- the pdeM gene encoding ligase-associated DNA damage response endonuclease PdeM produces MSATPTFTFAGQQFEMLADRALFWPRHGALIVADLHLEKASWYAALGQPLPPYDSHDTLDRLAALAAETGARAIWCLGDSFHDRHAAARIVPAVAERLARQAASARLLWIAGNHDGLSGGAWGGEVADELTVDGIVFRHQSLAHETRPEISGHFHPKLRINVRGRPISRPCFAGDARRMILPAFGSLTGGLTAEDPIIAENFDGPYEAMLVARGRRLCFPCAGRARDDATASRLLRRTGS; encoded by the coding sequence ATGTCCGCCACGCCGACCTTTACCTTTGCGGGCCAGCAGTTCGAGATGCTGGCCGACCGGGCGCTGTTCTGGCCGCGCCACGGCGCGCTGATCGTCGCCGACCTGCATCTGGAAAAGGCGAGCTGGTATGCGGCGCTGGGCCAGCCGCTGCCGCCCTATGACAGCCACGACACGCTCGACCGGCTTGCCGCGCTCGCCGCCGAGACCGGCGCGCGTGCGATCTGGTGCCTGGGCGACAGTTTTCACGACCGTCACGCCGCGGCGCGCATCGTGCCGGCGGTGGCCGAGCGATTGGCGCGGCAGGCGGCATCGGCGCGGCTGCTGTGGATCGCGGGCAATCACGACGGCCTCTCCGGGGGCGCGTGGGGCGGCGAAGTCGCCGACGAACTGACCGTCGACGGCATCGTCTTTCGCCATCAAAGCCTGGCGCACGAGACGCGGCCCGAAATCTCGGGACATTTTCACCCCAAATTGCGAATCAACGTTCGCGGCCGGCCGATTTCACGCCCCTGTTTCGCGGGCGACGCGCGGCGGATGATTCTGCCCGCTTTCGGTAGCCTGACCGGCGGCCTGACCGCCGAGGACCCGATCATCGCCGAAAATTTCGATGGCCCCTATGAAGCGATGCTCGTCGCACGTGGTCGCCGCCTCTGCTTCCCCTGCGCCGGCCGGGCGCGCGATGACGCTACGGCAAGCCGCCTCCTTCGGCGGACGGGGAGTTAA